From Solibaculum mannosilyticum:
ACCTCCCGGATCTTTTCACGCATCTCCGGCTGATAACAATGCACCTTACAGTTGGAACAAAAGGTCTTGCTCTCCATAAACGGACATCTGTCGCTTTTGTTTCTCGCGTAAGCGTCCAGCTTGGCGCATTCGGGACAAAGCTCTCCTTTGCTGTGATGCTTCTTCCGGCAATAGATGGCGATCATCTGGGAAA
This genomic window contains:
- a CDS encoding nitrous oxide-stimulated promoter family protein, whose protein sequence is MKTVEDKREREKVLVSQMIAIYCRKKHHSKGELCPECAKLDAYARNKSDRCPFMESKTFCSNCKVHCYQPEMREKIREVMRFSGPRMMFHHPIVAVRHVIESNKEKRRMVNGRES